In Equus caballus isolate H_3958 breed thoroughbred chromosome 7, TB-T2T, whole genome shotgun sequence, one DNA window encodes the following:
- the OR10G7 gene encoding olfactory receptor family 10 subfamily G member 7: protein MTNVSLVTTFILMGIPHAPALDTPLFGIFLVIYVLTVVGNLLILLVISVDSHLHTPMYYFLTNLSFIDMWFSTVTVPKMLMTLVSPGGKAISFHSCMAQLYAFHFLGSTECFLYTVMSYDRYLAISYPLRYTSMMSGRRCALLATTTWLTGSVHSAFQTMLTFRLPYCGSNQIQHYFCDAPPILKLACADTSANEIVVFVNIGVVTSGCFFLIVLSYVSIICSILKIRTSEGRHRAFQTCASHCVVVLCFFGPGAFIYLRPGSKDAVDGVVAVFYTVLTPLLNPVVYTLRNKEVKKALLKVKNESVFLRSK, encoded by the coding sequence ATGACAAACGTGAGCCTCGTGACAACGTTTATCCTCATGGGCATTCCCCATGCACCTGCTCTGGACACTCCACTCTTTGGGATCTTCTTGGTGATTTATGTACTCACTGTGGTGGGGAACCTCCTCATCCTGCTGGTGATCTCGGTGGattcccacctccacacccccatgtactacTTCCTGACCAACCTGTCcttcattgacatgtggttctccACAGTCACTGTGCCCAAAATGCTGATGACCTTGGTCTCCCCAGGAGGCAAGGCTATCTCCTTCCACAGCTGCATGGCCCAGCTCTATGCCTTCCACTTCCTGGGGAGCACTGAATGTTTCCTCTACACAGTCATGTCTTATGACCGCTACCTGGCCATCAGTTACCCACTCAGGTACACCAGCATGATGAGTGGGAGAAGGTGTGCCCTCCTGGCCACAACCACATGGCTGACTGGTTCTGTACACTCTGCTTTCCAGACCATGTTGACGTTCCGTTTGCCCTACTGTGGGTCCAACCAGATCCAGCATTACTTCTGTGATGCACCGCCCATCCTCAAACTGGCCTGTGCAGACACCTCTGCCAATGAGATAGTGGTCTTTGTCAACATCGGGGTAGTGACCTCAGGCTGCTTTTTCCTGATAGTGTTGTCCTATGTGTCCATCATCTGTTCCATCCTAAAGATTCGCACCTCAGAGGGGAGACACAGAGCCTTTCAGACCTGCGCCTCCCATTGCGTTGTGGTCCTTTGTTTCTTCGGCCCTGgtgcttttatttatctgagacCCGGCTCCAAGGATGCTGTGGATGGGGTCGTCGCAGTTTTTTACACTGTGCTGACACCCCTTCTAAACCCTGTGGTGTATACTCTGAGGAACAAGGAAGTGAAGAAAGCTCTGCTCAAGGTGAAAAATGAGTCAGTATTCCTTCGGAGTAAATAA
- the OR10G6 gene encoding olfactory receptor 10G6 (The RefSeq protein has 1 substitution compared to this genomic sequence): MQGGNQTSVSHFILVGLHYPPQLGIPLFLAFLVIYALTVSGNGLIILTVFVDSRFHRPMYWFLCHLSFLDMTISCAIVPKMLAGFLLDSRVISFGGCVIQLFSFHFLGCTECFLYTLMAYDRFLAICKPLHYATTMTHSVCNYLAFGTWLGGTLHSLFQTSFIFRLPFCGPNRVDYFFCDIPAVLRLACADTTINELVTFVDIGFLALTCFVLILTSYGCIVAAILQIRSVDGRRNAFSTCGAHLTVVIVYYVPCTFIYLRPGSQEPLDAVVAVFYTVITPLLNPIIYTLRNKEMKAALWRLVGRKDVQSHELHAS; this comes from the coding sequence ATGCAAGGTGGAAATCAGACTTCTGTGTCTCACTTCATTTTGGTGGGCTTGCACTACCCACCACAATTGGGGATACCACTCTTCCTAGCTTTCCTTGTCATCTATGCCCTCACTGTCTCTGGCAATGGCCTCATCATCCTCACTGTCTTTGTGGACAGCCGGTTCCATCGCCCCATGTACTGGTTCCTATGTCACCTCTCCTTCTTGGACATGACCATTTCCTGTGCCATTGTCCCCAAGATGCTAGCTGGCTTTCTCTTGGATAGTAGAGTTATCTCCTTTGGGGGCTGTGTAatccaacttttttctttccatttcttgggCTGCACTGAATGTTTCCTTTACACACTAATGGCTTATGATCGTTTCCTGGCCATTTGTAAGCCTTTACATTATGCCACCACCATGACTCATAGTGTCTGTAACTATCTGGCTTTTGGGACGTGGCTGGGAGGCACCCTCCACTCACTTTTCCAGACAAGCTTCATATTCCGGCTGCCCTTCTGTGGTCCAAACAGGGTAGACTACTTCTTTTGTGACATCCCAGCTGTGCTGCGTCTAGCCTGTGCTGACACCACCATCAACGAGCTGGTCACCTTTGTGGACATTGGATTCCTGGCCCTCACCTGCTTTGTGCTTATCCTTACTTCCTATGGTTGCATTGTGGCTGCCATCCTGCAAATCCGGTCCGTTGATGGGCGCCGCAAtgccttctccacctgtggtGCCCACCTCACTGTTGTCATTGTTTACTATGTGCCCTGCACTTTCATTTATCTTCGTCCTGGCTCACAGGAACCCCTGGATGCGGTGGTAGCTGTCTTCTACACTGTCATCACTCCCTTGCTTAACCCCATCATCTACACACTCCGCAACAAAGAGATGAAGGCAGCATTATGGAGGCTGGTAGGTCGCAAGGATGTGCAGTTTCATGAACTCCATGCATCATAG